Genomic DNA from Perognathus longimembris pacificus isolate PPM17 chromosome 6, ASM2315922v1, whole genome shotgun sequence:
TGTTTCTGTTATCACACTGCGTTTCGTGAACACCATGGCCTTCTGTACTTTGTTCGATTTTAGTTAAAAGTATTCATTAGACATGAGTTTTTATATCAGGTGAGCTCATTCAAGTCGAAGGCCCAGAGTTtaacacatttaaaagaaaatggggATCACACAGGTCTTTGATGAAGGGTTTATAGAGAGCGGGGTTGTCCCTCCCGACGCAGGCACCTGCTGCTTGAAGGCCGTTCCCCTAGCGTTCATTCACCACGGGGAGCACGTGCAGGTTGTTCCGAGAACTTCATCGAGtcatcctttccttttcatttctcggCCCAGGAGGAGGAAGTGCTTACACCCAGCTTGCATTCTGACGGGAAACCGCCGGGAGGTTGAGAAAAGAATATTCAAAGGATTCCCAAGTGGGCCGCAGCGCGCTCCAAGGGGAAACGGATTGTGATTGGGCCGCTGCTTCCCCGCCTTCCTGGGCtcacgtgggggggaggggggaggggaggaagggggggcggggagggggcgggcgggcctgGCCGGCTCGGCCTCGGGTCCACCAGGCTGGAACGGCGCTGAAGTGGGGACAAGCCACCGTGTGCGGAATTCGCATTTGCCCGGCTCCCCCTCGGCGCTCCGCGTTCTCCGGGAGAAAATGTCACGGCAGGGTTCGCTGGGCGTTGAACGTCTCTTCGCTTTGTCGGTTTGACACTTTGGGGTGCACAGAACTCAGTGAACCCGAAGTTGCAGCGCTGTCCTCACGTCCTCTCCCCTCTCACatcctggcccccctccccccctccccacgcccgcTCGTCTCGGGGGCCCAAGTCAGCCCTGAGTTGGCTTCTTGTTTCCTTCCGGGGTCTCCGGGCCCCGCTGCTTCCGCAGCCCCCCTTCCAGTTATTCGGTGCGAGCTCAAGTTCCCCGACGGTCTCGGCGCTCGGCGGTGCGGCCCCTTCCTCTGCAGCGCGGAATGGCCGCTCTCTGTGGACGGGGCCAGAGAGAAGCGACGCCGAAGCCGAGACGAACGTGGCACCAAAGTAGCCATGAGCTTGAGTGCGAAGCAGCCGCGGGCGGGAAGACGCGGTGCCCCCCGCTCTCCTCCGCGCCCCCGGTCACTGCTCAGCTCGCAGCGGAACGTGCCGGGGACGCCGCTCCTCTCTGTGCCTCTCCGTCCACGTGTCCTACGCGCGACGCGCCAGCCCGGTGACTTCCTGTTCCCCGGGAAGGACGGGCATCATTAAGCAAGACTGCAAGGCAGCCACGAGGTGATCTGACCAAGAGACAGCAGAGGCCCCTCCGGCGGGGGAGCGCGGGCTGGGAGCGGCGTCTGGCCGGGGTTGTTGGGCTATTGTCTGACGTTACCACTGACCTCCTTCGTCTTCTCCCCCCTTTAGGCAGCTGGTCGGGTCGTGGTTGGCTTGTGTAACACAGGCAAGACCCTGCCCTGGCCAGTGGGTGCGGGACGGTGGGCTGGCCAGAGACACGGTGacatttccccttttcctcttcctttccttgtgAGATCAGTTGTCCAGTCATTTATCTGTGGACTGGCTCCGTGTTCGGCATGAAGGAGGACCCAATCGGAAATCCAGGGCAGGAGGGACTccaaaggggtggggggtggggttcaAGGGTAGAGGGGTAGATTAGGAAGAGAAGATGAGGagaatgcatatcctacaaaactaagaattgtgagggaaggggtggaggggagggacaggggaAAGTGTGCAAaagggtgacacagatcaagatgcatcctactcataaactgctttgttaagtggcacccCCactgtgcaactacttaaagacaataatgaAAAGGAAACTGAGATTGCTACAGTTAAAAAAGAAACGAAGGAAGAAATCTAGGGCAGAGTTCTCCACTCACATCAGCAGAGTACTTCACGAGGTATCGAAGACCACGCAGCCATGAAGATGAAACTCAAGTGCTCTGAAACCCGTGGATACGGGTTTGAAACAGAGGCCGTGGCCGTCTGTCCCCATCTGTCCCCGTCGGTCTCCTTCCCCCCCGTGAGAGGTCCGCTCTGCACCCCGCTCGGGAAGAGTAAGGCAGGAGGGGGGTCCAGGGGAAATCCCCACGAATGCCTGAGTCAAGAAGACGTTAAAATGTGTATGAATTATGCATTTTCCTATTGGAACAtaggaaacatttaaaaagatgatCGACCAATCGTCTGAGAGAAAACCACGACTCAGCTACGGTCATAAGCGGACCCTCAGCGAGcacacattttcttcttcatgtGCCACACTTGGGTTCCCAGAGGTGAATTGGCCCCACGGCAGGAAGAGAAATAAACCTGCGCAGAAAGCTCTCTTCTGATTGTCCTCCCTGGAGGAGCTGGGTTTCTCTCTGCTGGGGCTTTAGACGGAAATGACACTGCCGTCACCGGCGCCGCCTGCTTCGCTCCTTGGCAGCTCGCGTGGGGCTTAGTGAGTTTGCGAGGAGAGGCTGCTTTTCCTGGGCTGTCTGTGACGTCCGCTTCCCCCGCACTCCCGCTGGCCCAACGCCGCGGCGCCGGGGGCTGGCAGAACGCGGGCAGCAGAAGAGGCCACCACGGTCACCACCgacaccactatcaccaccatcaccaccaccaccaccaccaccatctccaccatcaccaccatcaccaccaccaccaccaccaccatcaccaccaccatcaccatcaccaccatcaccaccaccatcaccaccgtcaccaccatcaccaccgtcaccaccaccaccaccaccatcaccaccaccatcaccaccaccaccatcaccaccatcaccaccaccatcaccaccgtcaccaccatcaccaccaccaccaccaccaccaccatcaccaccatcaccaccatcaccaccatcaccaccaccaccaccaccaccatcaccaccaccaccaccgtcaccaccaccaccaccaccaccaccaccaccaccaccaccaccatcaccaccaccaccaccaccaccaccatcaccaccaccaccaccatcaccaccaccaccaccatcaccaccaccatcaccaccaccaccatcaccaccatcaccaccaccatcaccaccgtcaccaccaccaccaccatcaccaccaccaccaccaccaccaccatcaccaccatcaccaccatcaccaccatcaccaccgccaccaccaccaccatcaccaccaccaccaccgtcaccaccaccaccaccaccaccaccaccaccatcaccaccaccaccaccatcaccatcaccaccatcatcaccaccaccgtcaccaccaccatcaccatcaccaccaccatcaccaccaccaccaccaccaccaccaccgtcaccaccaccaccaccaccaccaccaccaccatcaccaccaccatcaccaccaccaccaccaccaccaccaccatcaccaccaccatcaccaccaccatcaccaccaccaccaccatcaccaccaccatcaccaccaccaccatcaccaccatcaccaccaccatcaccaccgtcaccatcaccaccaccgtcaccaccaccaccaccatcaccaccaccgtcaccaccaccgtcaccaccaccaccaccaccaccaccaccgtcaccaccaccaccaccaccaccaccaccaccaccaccaccaccatcaccaccaccatcaccaccatcaccaccaccaccaccaccaccatcaccaccgtcaccaccaccaccaccaccaccaccaccaccatcaccaccgtcaccaccaccaccaccaccaccaccaccatcaccaccaccgtcaccaccaccaccaccaccaccaccaccaccatcaccaccgtcaccaccatcatcaccaccatcaccaccatcaccatcaccaccatcaccaccatttcCCTCCGGCAGCCGTGGAAGTCAGCTGACAACATAGACTTTCTTCCACCGGAGCCCGTGACCATGTCTGTGGTGCTCCCACTGCCTGCGCGCTCTCCCACTGCCTGCGAGTGCTCCCACTGCCTGCGAGTGCTCCCACTGCCTGCGAGTGCTCCCACTGCCTGCGCGCTCTCCCACTGCCTGGGAGTGCTCCCGCTGCCTGCGAGTGCTCCCACTGCCTGCGCGCTCTCCCACTGCCTGCGAGTGCTCCCACTGCCTGTGAGTGCTCCCACTGCCTGCGAGTGCTCCCACTGCCTGTGAGTGCTCCCACTGCCTGCGAGTGCTCCCGCTGCCTGCGAGTGCTCCCACTGCCTGCGCTCTCCCACTGTCTGCGAGTGCTCCCACTGCCTGCGAGTGCTCCCGCTGCCTGCGCGCTCTCCCACTGTCTGCGAGTGCTCCCGATGTCTGTGAGTGCTCCCGCTGCCTGTGCGCTCTCCCACTGCCTGCGAGTGTTCCCGCTGCCTGCGAGTGCTCCCACTGCCTGCGTGCTCTCCCACTGTCTGCGAGTGCTCCGGATGTCTGTGAGTGCTCCCGCTGCCTGTGCGCTCTCCCACTGCCTGCGAGTGCTCCCACTGCCTGCGTGCTCTCCCACTGTCTGCGAGTGCTCCCACTGCCTGCGTGCTCTCCCACTGCCTGCGAGTGCTCCCGATGTCTGCGAGTGCTCCCACTGCCTGTGCGCTCTCCCACTGCCTGCGAGTGCTCCCACTGCCTGCGTGCTCTCCCACTGTCTGCGAGTGCTCCCGATGTCTGTGAGTGCTCCCACTGCCTGTGCGCTCTCCCACTGCCTGCGAGTGCTCCCGCTGCCTGCGTGCTCTCCCACTGTCTGCGAGTGCTCCCGATGTCTGTGAGTGCTCCCGCTGCCTGCGAGTGCTCCCGCTGCCTGCGAGTGCTCCCACTGCCTGCGCGCTCTCCCACTGTCTGCGAGTGCTCCCACTGCCTGCGAGTGCTCCCACTGCCTGCGCGCTCTCCCACTGCCTGCGAGTGCTCCCGATGTCTGTGAGTGCTCCCGCTGCCTGTGCGCTCTCCCACTGCCTGCGAGTGCTCCCGCTGCCTGCGAGTGCTCCCACTGCCTGCGTGCTCTCCCACTGTCTGCGAGTGCTCCCGATGTCTGTGAGTGCTCCCGCTGCCTGTGCGCTCTCCCACTGCCTGCGAGTGCTCCCGCTGCCTGCGAGTGCTCCCACTGCCTGTGTGCTCTCCCACTGCCTGCGAGTGCTCCCGCTGCCTGCGAGTGCTCCCACTGCCTGCGTGCTCTCCCACTGTCTGGGAGTGCTCCCGCTGCCTGGGAGTGCTCCCGCTGCCTGCGAGCGCGCTGGGCAAGGCCAGCCTTTTCCCACGCCGCGGAAAGGGGGTGCAGCCCGCCAGTGGAGCTGCGCTCCCCCGCACCGGGCAGCAGGAGGGGAGGGCTTGCGCGGGCGGAGGGGAGGGCACAGCGACTTCAGAGGGAAGGAGCTCTTCTCCCGGTGAACAGCCCCAGGGCGCTCTCGCTGTGCTCCTCCCcaggggcacgggggggggggcacggagcCCTCCAGGCTCAGGAGGCTCTGCCCACCGCCCTTCCTCGCTGGCAAATCCTCAGTATCGGGGAATGGACCCCAAGCCACGGAGATTTAACTTGTTGGGGTTTTTTAAACCAGTTTTGACTTTttatgctctccattttcctgTGGCCTGAggactttcttctttaaaaacctAACCAGACACTCCGGCAGGTCCGATTTCCTCTCTGAATAGCAACGCCTGCGGAAGCAGGGTCCAAACGGAACCCTCCACCTTGCGATCACTCCACTGACGTGACACAGACGGCTGGAGGTTTCGTTAGCATAGGCTGTGCGCACCTTTCCTTAGAACGACATTTCGAAGGGCGTTGCAAGGCGAGGCTTGACTCCGAGCACCACAGAACTTTAGAAATGCCTCCAGTTCTGAgattccaagtaaccagcaaaaatcaagagTCCTGATGGAATGTATATGCATTATTGATTACGCCTGCATCTGTTTTTTAATCAAATATTCTAAGAGGAATACAGAGCTCTTCAAATCCTGATTGGAGTATAATTTAATGCTCCCTCGTGCAGCAACAAATACAACTTTGATTTTAAGATGCCGTGCAAATTACAGACTGGAGATCTCAGAGTGTTCAAAGCAATCTCAATGTTATCTTCTCAGTTGAAGCAGATTAAAATAgagaatgtaaattttttttaacattttgtacATGGGAATGGATGTGCTTATTTCGGCAAGAGGGTTACACACTAAAATCTCTTGATTACACAACTATTAAAATTTTCTCTGGAGAATCAAGCATTCAGTTGTGTTGAGTCATCACTGCACTGTAGAATGGTGTTTGGCTTTGTCAAGTAGTCAAACAATGGCCATGGcttagcctgtgtgtgtgtgtgtgtgtgtgtgtgtgtgtgtgtgtgtgtgtgtgtgtgagagagagagagagagagagagagagagttttccaGAATGATAGAAAGTGCAGGGCTCTCTCCAGGTTGTAACAGAGATTCAGGCTCTTATGCCTTTCCCACGTAACTTCCACACACGTGGTGTGACTGTATCTACTTCAACGTTTGAAAAGAAGAAGGTGGCAGTAAAGATAAccaggaggcgagcactctaccgctaggccatatcccagcccccacGGGTGCTGCTCTATCAGAACCGAGTTAGACCCCCCGCGACCCCTGCGCTGCTTGCTCTGGTCGCGTTCCCCTAGAAGACGGTGGGAGCCGAGCCAAGCCCGACGCGACTCTCCGGGGACCCCTCCGGCCAGCCGGAGCGCAGAGGCACCCCGGAGGCCGCGGGTCCCATCACGGGGCCGTGGCGCTCGGAGGTCGGTGGCCCCTTCACCGACGCCCCCAGTTCTAGAAGCAGCTTGGAGTGCCCATCCCAGCTGGGCCATGACCCCTGTGGCAGGACCCCAGGGCTTCCTCCCCCTGGCAGCCCAGAGCCTGGCATTGGGCTGGGTGCTCGGCTCAGTGGCTCCTAAGGGAAGGTCAGAGGGTGGCTTGACTCTCCTCCTTCCGAGACGCGACCAGGGCAAGTTCCACTGGAGAACTTTCTCAGAGCCAgacgctgatggctcacgcctataatccgagctgatcaggaggctgagatatgaggatcgtggctcggagccagcctggacaggaaagttcctgagactctaatatctaattaactaccaaaataaaagccagaagtagagctgtggctcaggagcattagccaggagcaaaagtaaagctcagtgacagcgtccaggcccggagttcaagcccaagactagtACAAAAAACAAATTCTTCATCAGGTTGTTGGCAGAATTCATTTTCTGCAGCACTTCGATTCTGCTGTCTTCCTGGCTGACCTCTGCTTATTGATCTTGCCACTCACAGAGAAGATGGGAGAGGCAACTGACTGAGACATGTTTCACAGATATATGGACCTGTTAAATTGAAAGCTCTGCACACAGCTATCTGAAGATAGTAATTCTATCTAGCTATGGATCTATCGATCCATCCTACGCAATCTGTTGATCgatctggtggcttacacctttgAACACCTCCCAGAAGCACACTGGCCGGAGGCCTGGTCATTATACCGCACTTCATCAGAAGGATGGGCATTGTCTCCTTCCAACAAGGAGACAAACTCCAGCTGGATGAAGTTTCCCATCACCACTGATCAGACAAAGCCCAAGATACCGGTCTTAGGCCACGCGATGACTCGTTAGCCTTTTAAAACTTGCAAGCCATCCCAAGTTTCTGTACACTGCTCTGGGGCGTGTGTACGGAACCATGGCGGAATGGGAATGGCTTGCTCGTGGCGACTCGTTTATTTCCTGGGATCCCACAGAGCTACACAAGTAAGACAAGGCCTGCGGCCCTAGGCTGAGCTGACGTTCTTGGCAGAAATAAAATGACAGCCAAAGGCACTGGGAGGGAAGAAATAAGCTGAGCGTTGGTTCTTTCCACCTCTCAAGCAAGACTCTCCGCAGCCTCCAGGGACCTGGTTGCTGAATTTGTCCATGAAAGAcggaaaagtaaacaaaacaatcagGGCTCAGGGAGAACCTAGCTCTAACGAAACGAGGAAGATTTCACAGGGCAGCGCGGTGTGGAATCGAAACCCCTccgtacagctacttaaaggtagTTCTTaagaattaataaaaatgaaaatgaactaatGAAGACGGGCCTGCTCAACACGAGGGAGGGACATAACGAACCCCGGGCGAGAGCAGGGATGTGCAAACACTACCATAGACGGTACGGACGCCGCAGGTTACTGTCTCAGCACCTAAGTCGGCCTAAGAGCCGAGCTCTCAGAGGAAAAGTGGCTGGATAATCACATGACCACTTCCCCTTTCGTTCATTCCTAACTCTTGCCACGAGACTTGCTATTGCCAATATGCTGTGTGCAACCATATTTCAAGAGTAAAGAATAAACATATGTTAACCAGGATCTTTAAGGAGTACTATGATGGGTGACgagaactttgaaaaaaaattctgatccGAAATCTCACAGCCTGTTTGAGCCAAATGCAACAATGTGTATAAGATAGGATTTTCTTCTCAGTGACACTAGCAGTTTTCTCCATCAGCAGAAATCTGGCTGTGTTTTCCTACAGATATTTGCAGACAATGTCAAAGGTAAGATATTCTTATATACAGAACAATTTAAAAGATTTACTTTGGATGAATGAAGCAGATTATCACAAGGCACGATAGTGATCTTTATATTTCTATCATGCAATAATTTGCTAGGGACTACTCAAAACACAGACATTTGCCTAAATTCTTCCCTCCGGTGCCCTAAAACCACCAAGAAATTGTAAAGCAACTTACTCTGGCTGGACTTGTTTCCAGTCTTCATTGTGATGTCTGGTTTTTCTGATTCATaagcaaatgcatttttttcaatcaatatgtattttatttcaagCCAAAATTTTACAGAAGAGCAACAAACAAAGTGTGGGCAAACTGATCATTCACATTTGAGAAATAACATGGTTTCTAGGCAGTTTTTGAAAAAGTTGTTGCCACACATCATACTTTATTTTTGAAACCAATTGCGTGTGTTTGTAACCATTTATACCAGGGTGTTGACAAGGAAAAATACAATGTTATGAAAATACAAACAACTTATAACCACAGTGCAAACACATTCATGTTGACAAGGTAATGTTCATATGTTTTCCAAAGGTAGTGAAAAATACTAGTAATCATCAAATAAATGCCCAGAATTACCAAGGAACAGTTAAAAATGACCAAGATccgggctgggcatatggcctagtggcaagagtgcttgcctcgtatacatgaggccctgggttcgattccccagcaccacatatacagaaaatggccagaagtggcgctgtggctcaagtggcagagtactagccttgagcaaaaaaaaaaaaaaaaaaaaaaaagaagccagggacagtgctcagcccctgagtctagccccaggactggcaaaaaaaaaaaaaaaaaaaaaaatgaccaagatCCAAATgggttattttttaat
This window encodes:
- the LOC125352441 gene encoding basic proline-rich protein-like, encoding PPSPPPPPPSPPPSPPPPSPPSPPPSPPSPPSPPPPPPPPSPPSPPSPPSPPPPPPPSPPPPPSPPPPPPPPPPPPPPSPPPPPPPPSPPPPPSPPPPPSPPPSPPPPSPPSPPPSPPSPPPPPSPPPPPPPPSPPSPPSPPSPPPPPPPSPPPPPSPPPPPPPPPPSPPPPPSPSPPSSPPPSPPPSPSPPPSPPPPPPPPPSPPPPPPPPPPSPPPSPPPPPPPPPSPPPSPPPSPPPPPSPPPSPPPPSPPSPPPSPPSPSPPPSPPPPPSPPPSPPPSPPPPPPPPPSPPPPPPPPPPPPPPSPPPSPPSPPPPPPPSPPSPPPPPPPPPPSPPSPPPPPPPPPSPPPSPPPPPPPPPPSPPSPPSSPPSPPSPSPPSPPFPSGSRGSQLTT